The following proteins are encoded in a genomic region of Comamonas resistens:
- a CDS encoding LysR family transcriptional regulator produces MHARVLRYLDEVVRRGSIRKAAEHLHVAPTAVNRQILDLEAELGAPLFDRIQNRLRLTPLGEMVLTHVRSTLREHAALRERIADFKGMRRGEITVATTSGLAGSLLPSLVHDFRSSHPGMAVRVMDLPTTDIAAVVESGDADLGLAYDLSLRPGLRTLAASEWQIGAVVPTRHALAAQSSLLLSECVGHSLILPALPLTIRSLLNEAFARNAIEVTPVAESTSMALIQRLVMLGEGIALLNALDVLEELDRGALSFVPLRDAHLQRQTLMLFARKGAELSAAAELMAESIQAVLARLFAKKL; encoded by the coding sequence ATGCACGCCAGAGTCCTGCGCTATCTCGATGAAGTGGTTCGCCGTGGTTCCATCCGCAAGGCGGCCGAGCACCTGCATGTGGCCCCCACGGCCGTCAATCGGCAGATTCTCGATCTGGAGGCCGAGCTTGGGGCGCCGCTGTTCGACCGTATCCAGAACCGTCTGCGCCTGACACCCCTGGGTGAAATGGTGCTGACCCATGTGCGCAGCACCTTGCGCGAACATGCAGCGCTGCGCGAGCGCATTGCCGACTTCAAGGGCATGAGACGTGGCGAGATCACGGTGGCAACCACTTCAGGGCTGGCAGGCTCCTTGCTGCCTTCTCTGGTGCATGACTTTCGCAGCAGTCACCCAGGCATGGCCGTGCGGGTGATGGACTTGCCAACCACCGATATTGCTGCAGTGGTGGAGAGCGGTGATGCCGACCTGGGACTGGCTTATGACTTGTCGTTGCGACCGGGCTTGCGCACGCTGGCCGCCAGCGAATGGCAGATTGGTGCGGTCGTGCCCACCAGGCATGCACTGGCAGCGCAGTCCTCGCTGCTGCTCAGCGAGTGTGTCGGGCATTCGCTGATTCTGCCGGCTCTGCCCCTGACCATACGCAGCCTGCTCAACGAGGCCTTTGCACGCAATGCCATCGAGGTCACGCCGGTGGCGGAGTCCACTTCCATGGCCTTGATTCAGCGTCTGGTCATGCTGGGCGAGGGCATTGCCTTGCTCAATGCACTCGACGTGCTGGAGGAGCTTGACCGCGGTGCCTTGAGTTTTGTGCCCTTGCGCGATGCGCATCTGCAGCGTCAGACCCTGATGCTGTTTGCCCGCAAAGGAGCCGAGCTGAGTGCTGCCGCTGAACTGATGGCAGAGAGTATTCAGGCAGTGCTGGCGCGCTTGTTTGCGAAGAAGCTCTGA
- a CDS encoding lysophospholipid acyltransferase family protein, producing MANGLHRIKTSIRAVWRGIRLLAHVAKGAWIVAFRFPQLHYWQQHEHVQAWAATLMVRAGVQLQIKGEPPAKGPVMLVSNHISWLDIPMLHAARHCRFISKSDVKGWPIIGTLATAAGTLYIQRSSRRDAMRMVGAMEEAFKRGEILAVFPEGTTGDGRELLSFHSNLLEAAVQCDAPVQPVGLSFVDGRTGEVSYAATYVGDETLLGSIWRVLSSDQLMAVVHYGQAQTAQGRDRRAWAKDLHAEVDRLRKG from the coding sequence ATGGCAAACGGCTTGCACAGAATCAAAACCAGTATTCGCGCTGTCTGGCGTGGCATACGGCTGCTGGCCCATGTGGCCAAAGGCGCGTGGATTGTGGCGTTTCGCTTCCCGCAGCTGCACTACTGGCAGCAGCACGAGCATGTGCAGGCCTGGGCCGCGACCTTGATGGTGCGCGCGGGCGTGCAGTTGCAGATCAAGGGAGAGCCGCCCGCCAAGGGGCCGGTCATGCTGGTCAGCAACCATATCTCGTGGCTGGACATCCCCATGCTGCATGCGGCACGTCACTGCCGCTTCATTTCCAAGTCCGATGTCAAAGGCTGGCCCATCATCGGCACGCTGGCCACGGCGGCTGGCACGCTCTATATCCAGCGTAGCTCGCGCCGCGATGCCATGCGCATGGTTGGCGCCATGGAAGAGGCTTTCAAGCGTGGCGAAATCCTGGCTGTCTTTCCCGAGGGCACGACCGGCGATGGTCGGGAGCTGCTCTCTTTTCACTCCAATCTGCTCGAAGCGGCCGTGCAATGTGACGCGCCGGTGCAGCCCGTGGGGCTGAGCTTTGTCGATGGCAGGACGGGCGAGGTCAGCTATGCCGCAACTTATGTGGGTGATGAAACCCTGCTGGGCTCCATCTGGCGCGTGCTCAGTTCCGACCAACTGATGGCCGTGGTGCACTACGGCCAGGCGCAGACAGCCCAGGGGCGTGACCGCCGGGCCTGGGCCAAGGATCTGCATGCCGAGGTCGACCGCCTGCGCAAAGGCTGA